The following proteins come from a genomic window of Liolophura sinensis isolate JHLJ2023 chromosome 13, CUHK_Ljap_v2, whole genome shotgun sequence:
- the LOC135480841 gene encoding rho GTPase-activating protein syd-1-like codes for MLSKPRRGSTPVSFIKKLRKSSSVQSVGVDTPTHPRAIGRLLELKPDGTQTVELTRPPHGPFGIYIARATAQYNYSVFVTRFSDGHPEKLFAGLLNVGDEILEINDSSVKNLSLDEVYNLMGSTDTMVLRTVPVWCREKYTAQ; via the exons ATGCT GTCCAAACCAAGGCGGGGCAGTACACCTGTGTCTTTTATCAAGAAACTGAGGAAGTCCAGCTCTGTGCAGAGCGTAGGCGTGGATACCCCCACTCATCCCCGGGCCATCGGCAGACTACTGGAGCTGAAACCTGACGGGACTCAAACCGTGGAGCTGACACGACCACCTCACGGGCCTTTCGGAATCTACATCGCCAGGGCAACGGCACAATACAACTACA GTGTTTTCGTCACTCGGTTCTCAGACGGTCACCCAGAGAAACTGTTTGCAGGTTTGCTGAATGTGGGCGATGAGATTTTGGAGATCAACGATTCGTCTGTTAAGAATCTTTCCCTGGATGAGGTGTATAACTTGATGGGGTCTACAGACACCATGGTGCTGAGGACGGTGCCGGTGTGGTGCCGAGAAAAGTACACCGCCCAGTGA